A genome region from Jeongeupia sp. HS-3 includes the following:
- a CDS encoding hemin-degrading factor, with protein sequence MSTEFKDHADALQTRYQALLATEPKLRARERAARLAVSEAQLVAADCGVASTELQGPAQTIFRELGTLGHVMALSRNDDCVHERKGTYEDIQAEGAIGLVLGADIDLRMFFNNWVHFYAVTEGERRSLQFFDAEGIAIHKIYMTEQSDNAAYDALVAKFAKSEKTWPAVTAYAPDTTPDVPEDAAALRETWLGLKDTHAFFPMLRKHKVSRLGALRSVGNDLAQVVDNDAVEAMLQRAASSELAIMCFVGNRGMVQIHSGPVKKLVRTDPWYNILDPLFNLHLNTESVVSTWVVNKPTSDGWVTSMELYNEAGELIVQFFGARKPGVPELTEWRELLLDLCKEPLAA encoded by the coding sequence ATGAGCACCGAATTCAAAGACCACGCAGACGCGCTGCAGACCCGCTATCAGGCGCTGCTGGCCACCGAACCCAAGCTGCGCGCACGCGAACGTGCCGCCCGCCTTGCGGTATCCGAAGCGCAACTGGTCGCCGCCGACTGTGGCGTGGCCTCGACCGAGCTGCAAGGCCCGGCGCAGACGATCTTCCGCGAGCTGGGCACGCTCGGCCATGTAATGGCGCTGTCACGCAACGATGACTGCGTGCACGAACGCAAGGGCACGTACGAGGACATCCAGGCCGAAGGCGCGATTGGCCTCGTGCTCGGTGCCGATATCGATCTGCGCATGTTCTTCAATAACTGGGTTCATTTCTACGCCGTGACCGAGGGCGAGCGCCGCAGCCTGCAATTCTTCGACGCCGAAGGCATCGCCATCCACAAAATCTACATGACCGAGCAAAGCGACAACGCCGCCTATGACGCGCTGGTTGCCAAGTTCGCCAAGTCGGAAAAGACCTGGCCAGCGGTCACCGCCTACGCGCCGGACACCACCCCGGACGTGCCGGAAGATGCCGCCGCGCTGCGCGAAACCTGGCTCGGCCTCAAGGACACCCACGCCTTCTTCCCGATGCTGCGCAAGCACAAGGTCAGCCGCCTTGGCGCGCTGCGCTCGGTGGGCAACGATCTGGCTCAAGTCGTCGACAACGACGCGGTCGAGGCGATGCTGCAACGCGCAGCAAGCAGCGAACTGGCAATCATGTGCTTTGTCGGCAACCGCGGCATGGTGCAAATCCATAGCGGCCCGGTGAAGAAACTGGTGCGTACCGACCCTTGGTACAACATCCTCGACCCGCTGTTCAATCTGCATCTGAACACCGAATCGGTCGTGAGCACCTGGGTGGTCAACAAGCCGACCAGCGATGGCTGGGTCACCTCGATGGAGCTGTACAACGAAGCTGGCGAGCTGATCGTGCAGTTCTTCGGTGCGCGCAAGCCGGGCGTGCCGGAGCTGACCGAATGGCGCGAACTGCTGCTCGATCTGTGCAAAGAACCCCTTGCCGCCTGA
- a CDS encoding TonB-dependent hemoglobin/transferrin/lactoferrin family receptor, with product MTRSTHPLVLSLLACALQTAFAADQIAAAPQLATASKPAKQDASTASLSPIVVTATRTEKTIDELPPSVTTTSRKTLDEKFINSFSDLGNTDQPGVDMSRSGRYGGTNINIRGLEGNRVLMMVDGIRLPEVFSFPNRDTFVGQDMVDFTSLAAIDIVRGPGSTQYGSSALGGVVGMRTLDPTDLIKAGKTFGGQVKADYDSADSSYGVSGAVAGEVNQDTYWMLQLGGRKGHELDNMGSNDSKSKYTRTTPDPQDFTTKNALAKVQHYFEGGHKLGLTGEYRKTESDTDLFSELGVVMPPAPTTITSSKAHDEQERQRVSLEYDYTAPQAGGLIDAASARMYYQKFDSDQRRDQTRNTRDPVYWRDGTYTETARGVSGQVVKNFGGSITQQWVVGGEWWQTDTKEFAAGYPASTSINLRTVPDTTVTQWALFAQDEIGFDGGRYTLTPGLRYDNYRNNPDAGSLQSQIGAGIGMTPQSQEDDKISPSLAGTWKLAEQATLFAKYAQGFRAPTTLEINGQFTNSAQGYTLVPNPDLKPETSSGYEFGLRLGNDAAGGTITGFDTRYKDFIDTLQPINSSAPGWIPGYPMVYQSVNIDKARIYGVEATAHYSFTSAWRSWGSLAWSVGRNETDDTWLDSVAPLKLITGLSYTQEVWGAQALLTAAAAKNKLSSSTLYSAPGYGVVDLTAWWKPMKDLRVSGGVFNVFDKKYWDGADASTRALTSNSVIVDRYSEPGRSFRVNANWVF from the coding sequence ATGACTCGCTCTACTCACCCGCTCGTACTCAGCCTGCTGGCCTGCGCCCTGCAGACGGCCTTCGCGGCCGACCAGATCGCCGCTGCGCCGCAGTTGGCTACGGCCAGCAAGCCGGCTAAACAGGATGCCAGCACGGCCAGCCTGTCGCCGATCGTCGTCACCGCCACGCGCACCGAAAAAACCATCGACGAATTGCCGCCTTCGGTCACCACGACCAGCCGCAAAACGCTCGACGAGAAGTTCATCAACAGTTTCAGCGATCTGGGCAACACCGATCAGCCGGGCGTCGACATGTCGCGCAGCGGCCGCTACGGCGGCACCAACATCAACATCCGCGGCCTTGAAGGCAATCGCGTGCTGATGATGGTCGACGGCATCCGTCTACCCGAAGTATTCAGTTTCCCGAACCGCGACACCTTCGTCGGTCAGGACATGGTCGACTTCACCTCGCTGGCGGCGATCGACATCGTCCGCGGCCCGGGCTCGACCCAGTACGGCTCGTCCGCGCTCGGTGGCGTCGTCGGCATGCGCACGCTGGATCCGACCGACCTGATCAAGGCCGGCAAGACCTTCGGCGGCCAGGTCAAGGCCGACTACGACAGCGCGGACAGCAGCTACGGCGTTTCCGGTGCCGTCGCCGGCGAAGTCAACCAGGACACCTACTGGATGCTGCAGCTCGGCGGCCGCAAGGGTCATGAGCTCGACAACATGGGCAGCAACGACAGCAAGAGCAAGTACACCCGCACCACACCGGATCCGCAGGACTTCACCACCAAGAATGCCCTCGCCAAGGTGCAGCACTACTTTGAAGGCGGCCACAAGCTGGGCCTGACCGGCGAATACCGCAAGACCGAATCCGACACCGACCTGTTCAGCGAACTTGGCGTGGTGATGCCGCCAGCCCCGACCACCATCACCTCAAGCAAGGCGCACGACGAGCAGGAGCGCCAGCGCGTGTCGCTTGAGTACGATTACACCGCGCCGCAAGCCGGCGGCCTCATCGATGCCGCATCGGCACGGATGTATTACCAGAAGTTCGACAGCGACCAGCGCCGCGACCAGACCCGCAACACCCGCGATCCGGTGTACTGGCGCGACGGCACCTACACCGAAACCGCTAGGGGCGTGTCGGGCCAGGTGGTGAAGAATTTCGGAGGCAGCATCACCCAGCAGTGGGTGGTGGGCGGCGAATGGTGGCAGACCGATACCAAGGAGTTTGCTGCCGGCTATCCGGCCTCGACGTCGATCAACCTGCGTACCGTGCCGGATACCACCGTCACCCAGTGGGCGCTGTTCGCGCAGGATGAAATCGGCTTCGACGGTGGCCGCTACACCTTGACCCCGGGTCTTCGTTACGACAACTACCGCAACAACCCGGATGCGGGCTCGCTGCAAAGCCAGATCGGCGCTGGTATCGGCATGACGCCGCAGAGCCAGGAAGACGACAAGATCTCGCCGTCGCTCGCCGGCACCTGGAAACTGGCCGAACAAGCCACGCTGTTCGCCAAGTACGCACAGGGCTTCCGCGCGCCGACGACGCTGGAAATCAACGGCCAGTTCACCAACTCGGCGCAGGGCTACACGCTGGTGCCGAATCCGGATCTGAAGCCGGAAACCAGCTCGGGCTACGAATTCGGCCTGCGCTTGGGCAACGACGCGGCAGGTGGCACGATCACCGGCTTTGATACCCGCTACAAGGACTTCATCGACACGCTGCAGCCGATCAACAGCAGCGCACCGGGCTGGATCCCGGGCTACCCGATGGTTTACCAAAGCGTGAACATCGACAAGGCACGGATCTACGGCGTCGAAGCGACCGCGCATTACAGCTTCACCAGCGCATGGCGCAGCTGGGGCTCGCTGGCATGGTCGGTCGGCCGTAATGAAACCGACGACACCTGGCTCGATTCGGTCGCCCCGCTCAAGCTGATCACCGGCCTCTCGTACACCCAGGAAGTCTGGGGCGCACAAGCGCTGCTGACCGCCGCCGCCGCCAAGAACAAGCTGTCGAGCAGCACGCTGTACTCGGCACCGGGCTACGGCGTGGTCGATCTGACCGCATGGTGGAAGCCGATGAAGGACCTGCGCGTTTCGGGCGGCGTCTTCAACGTCTTCGACAAGAAGTACTGGGACGGCGCCGATGCCTCGACCCGTGCACTGACGTCGAACAGCGTCATCGTCGACCGTTACAGCGAGCCTGGCCGCAGTTTCCGCGTCAACGCCAACTGGGTGTTCTAA
- the hemP gene encoding hemin uptake protein HemP, with protein MNKPAPTHTPSSPQPPVLSSAALLQGQRAVVIEHNGERYTLRETRQGKLILTK; from the coding sequence ATGAACAAGCCCGCGCCCACCCACACTCCCTCGAGCCCGCAACCGCCGGTCCTCAGCAGCGCCGCATTGCTGCAAGGCCAGCGCGCCGTCGTGATCGAGCACAACGGCGAGCGTTACACCCTGCGTGAAACCCGTCAGGGCAAGCTGATTCTGACCAAATAA
- the hutW gene encoding heme anaerobic degradation radical SAM methyltransferase ChuW/HutW: MSAELSAWFAESGELAFAKRALVMPWRHRTPIIETEHPAAWRRLQAAPRYGRKGLAYVHVPFCANHCLFCGFYQNRWQEEASRPYTDRLIAEIERETDTPLVHSAPIHAVYLGGGTPSALAANDLARLITALRTHLPLAPDAEITVEGRIRHFDDARIDACLDAGANRFSIGVQSFDTQVRQRLGRQARGEQAIAFLEGLARRDRATVVCDLIFGLPDQDDAVWQRDLDTVRGLPIDGVDLYALNLLPTTPLFKAVELQRRSLSTPQERQRMYLAGVAQMRDAGWAQLSNSHWARATRERNLYNQLIKDGADCLAFGSGAGGSAHGVSYVVGGELASYEAQIDAGLKPISNMATSDAWQRTRDTVTGGIEGGRLDLATLPLADVAALLVRIEPLIANWHEAGLLLDAGPVLRLSPRGRFWANNLHSALNELIPQLAAAPAAEPAESIAA, translated from the coding sequence ATGTCCGCAGAACTCAGCGCCTGGTTCGCCGAAAGCGGCGAGCTGGCGTTTGCCAAGCGCGCCCTCGTTATGCCGTGGCGCCACCGAACCCCGATCATCGAGACCGAGCATCCAGCCGCATGGCGAAGGCTGCAGGCCGCGCCGCGTTATGGCCGCAAGGGTCTGGCTTACGTGCATGTACCGTTCTGTGCCAATCACTGTCTTTTCTGCGGCTTTTACCAGAACCGCTGGCAGGAAGAGGCATCGCGCCCGTACACCGACAGGCTGATCGCCGAAATCGAACGCGAAACCGATACGCCGCTGGTGCACAGCGCGCCGATCCACGCGGTGTATCTGGGCGGCGGTACGCCGTCGGCACTGGCCGCGAATGATCTGGCCCGGCTGATTACCGCCTTGCGCACGCATCTGCCGCTGGCGCCCGACGCCGAAATCACCGTCGAGGGGCGGATTCGTCATTTCGACGATGCCCGCATCGACGCCTGCCTCGACGCCGGCGCCAACCGTTTCTCGATCGGCGTACAGAGTTTCGATACGCAGGTGCGGCAGCGGCTCGGCCGGCAGGCCCGCGGCGAACAGGCGATCGCCTTTCTCGAAGGCCTGGCCCGGCGCGACCGCGCCACCGTGGTTTGCGACCTGATCTTCGGCCTGCCCGATCAGGATGACGCGGTCTGGCAGCGTGATCTGGATACCGTCCGCGGCCTGCCCATCGATGGCGTCGACCTGTACGCGCTCAACCTGCTGCCGACGACGCCGCTGTTCAAGGCGGTCGAACTGCAGCGCCGCAGCCTGTCGACACCGCAGGAACGCCAGCGCATGTATCTCGCCGGCGTGGCGCAGATGAGGGATGCCGGCTGGGCGCAGCTGTCGAACAGCCATTGGGCCCGCGCCACGCGCGAGCGCAATCTGTACAACCAGTTGATCAAGGACGGCGCCGATTGCCTGGCGTTCGGTTCGGGCGCCGGCGGCAGCGCGCACGGTGTCAGCTATGTCGTCGGCGGCGAGCTGGCGAGCTACGAGGCGCAGATCGACGCCGGCCTCAAGCCGATCTCGAACATGGCGACCAGCGATGCATGGCAGCGAACCCGCGATACCGTCACCGGCGGGATCGAGGGCGGCCGGCTGGATCTGGCGACCTTGCCGCTGGCCGATGTCGCCGCCTTGCTGGTGCGTATCGAACCACTGATTGCGAACTGGCACGAAGCCGGCCTGCTGCTTGATGCCGGTCCGGTGCTGCGCTTGAGTCCACGTGGCCGCTTCTGGGCCAACAACCTGCACTCGGCGCTGAACGAGCTGATCCCGCAACTGGCCGCGGCACCCGCCGCCGAGCCGGCCGAATCCATTGCCGCCTGA
- the hutX gene encoding heme utilization cystosolic carrier protein HutX produces the protein MNAVVTPLAERLALDADGILENLAREYGVSLLDVVTAMPEATPEASRTLLPGERFAEVMADISDWGDVTVLTHSADAILEFHGRVPVGRSAHGFFNLRGGGALSGHIRTDRCKTIALVERPFMGLATASVIFFNPEGAAMYKVFVHRNKDKSLDAEQLLRFRALAAAKTCCGGCQGEGSCGS, from the coding sequence ATGAACGCAGTTGTTACCCCGCTTGCCGAACGCCTTGCCCTTGACGCCGACGGCATCCTTGAAAACCTTGCCCGCGAATACGGCGTCAGCCTGCTTGATGTGGTCACTGCTATGCCTGAAGCAACCCCCGAAGCCTCGCGCACGCTGCTGCCCGGCGAGCGCTTTGCCGAGGTCATGGCCGACATCAGTGACTGGGGCGATGTCACCGTGCTGACCCACAGCGCCGACGCTATCCTTGAGTTTCACGGCCGCGTGCCGGTCGGCCGCTCGGCGCATGGCTTTTTCAATTTGCGCGGTGGCGGTGCGCTCAGCGGCCATATCCGCACCGACCGCTGCAAGACGATCGCGCTGGTCGAGCGCCCGTTCATGGGCTTGGCAACGGCAAGCGTGATTTTCTTCAATCCCGAAGGGGCGGCGATGTACAAGGTCTTCGTGCATCGCAACAAGGACAAAAGCCTTGATGCCGAACAACTGCTACGCTTTCGCGCTTTGGCCGCGGCGAAAACCTGCTGCGGCGGTTGCCAGGGAGAAGGGTCATGCGGGAGTTGA
- a CDS encoding SDR family oxidoreductase: MRELMVFGASRGVGFEIAKQARSQGRSVRALLRDGADDGALREIGVDVVRGDALDAAAVNAAMADLGADAEIVSTLGSFGPGVPVDYLGNRNVIEAAEQAGIQRLVLVTSLGCSETWAHLSERSRKGFGGAVREKTLAEAWLRTSGLDFTIIRPGGLRDGPALGGAQRIENEEAHGFVRRADVAAEVLACLADPATIGRAFSVVDPACPA, encoded by the coding sequence ATGCGGGAGTTGATGGTATTTGGAGCCAGTCGTGGCGTCGGTTTCGAGATCGCGAAGCAGGCGCGCTCGCAAGGGCGCAGCGTGCGTGCGCTGTTGCGTGATGGCGCGGACGACGGCGCCTTGCGCGAGATCGGCGTCGATGTCGTCCGTGGCGATGCGCTCGATGCGGCGGCAGTGAACGCGGCCATGGCCGATCTGGGGGCGGATGCCGAGATCGTGAGCACGCTCGGCAGCTTCGGCCCCGGCGTGCCGGTGGATTACCTTGGCAACCGCAACGTGATCGAAGCCGCCGAGCAGGCCGGCATCCAGCGGCTGGTGCTGGTCACCTCGCTCGGTTGCAGCGAAACCTGGGCGCATTTGTCCGAGCGGTCACGCAAGGGTTTTGGCGGCGCGGTCCGCGAAAAAACGCTGGCCGAAGCATGGCTGCGCACCAGCGGTCTCGATTTCACCATCATCCGCCCCGGCGGCCTGCGCGATGGCCCGGCACTGGGTGGCGCGCAGCGGATCGAGAACGAAGAAGCGCACGGTTTCGTTCGCCGCGCCGATGTCGCCGCCGAGGTGCTCGCTTGCCTCGCCGATCCGGCGACCATCGGTCGCGCGTTCAGCGTCGTCGATCCGGCCTGCCCGGCCTGA
- a CDS encoding DJ-1/PfpI family protein, translating to MARIGLVLTPGFADWEYAFIAGTASPFYGINLRFFAPAPGQFFSQGGLAVTVDSSLEQCLDWKPDVVVIVGGMVWEHAEAPDIGDFLRASRLAGATIAGICGGTLALARADLLNTTPHTSNSADFLKQNAANYKGETLYQSCSGAMVADRIITAPGPAPVSFTCAVFEAAGLSPEIILQFRSMLAAEHE from the coding sequence ATGGCACGCATAGGTTTGGTACTGACACCCGGTTTTGCTGATTGGGAATATGCTTTCATTGCAGGAACCGCATCGCCGTTTTACGGAATCAACCTCCGCTTTTTCGCCCCTGCTCCGGGGCAGTTCTTCTCGCAGGGAGGGCTGGCCGTAACTGTGGATAGCAGTTTGGAACAATGCCTGGACTGGAAACCAGATGTTGTCGTCATCGTCGGAGGAATGGTCTGGGAACACGCAGAAGCGCCAGATATTGGAGACTTTCTTCGAGCTAGCCGACTCGCGGGAGCGACAATCGCTGGAATATGTGGAGGAACGCTGGCACTTGCGAGGGCCGACCTCCTCAACACGACTCCTCACACCTCGAACAGCGCTGATTTCCTAAAACAGAATGCCGCAAATTATAAAGGGGAGACTCTTTATCAAAGCTGTTCAGGAGCGATGGTTGCAGACCGGATCATCACTGCACCAGGCCCTGCACCTGTTAGCTTCACCTGCGCAGTGTTTGAAGCTGCGGGGCTATCTCCAGAGATTATTTTACAGTTCAGATCAATGTTGGCAGCTGAACATGAATAA